The Microbacterium trichothecenolyticum sequence GCAGATGACGGCGGCGACGGCCGTGTCGGCGGGGAAGGCGAGCGCGGCCTGGCGCAGGCTCCCCAGCGGAACGGCCGAGCCGACGACGACGAAGGCGATCGAGAGGCGCTCGTTGGCCTCGGATGCCAGGCGGCAGACGTCTTCGACGGGCATGGTGTTGTCATGCCGCCCGAGGTCGCTGAAGCCGTCGAGCAGGGCGCGGGGCGAGATCACGGGCACGTGCCGGATGGCGCGCAGACGCCCCTTGACCACGCGAGGGATCTCGGAGCCCGTGACGATGTCGATGTCGCGCGCATCGCGCACCGCGCGCAGGGCGAGCGACGCCGCCGCCGACACGGCCAGCTCGTACTCGTCGGCGTCGGCGTACTCCCGGGTCGCCGCCGCCAGGACGACGGCCATGCGCGAGCGGCGGGACTCCTCGTACTGACGCACCATGAGCCGGCCCGTCTTCGCCGTCGACTTCCAGTGCACCTGACGCGGGGAGTCGCCCGGCACATACTCGCGGATCGCGTGGAAGGACATGTCGGCGTCCACCAGTCGACGGGTGGCATTGCCCTCGAGGTCGCGTACGAGCCCGGCGCTCGTGGAGGGGATGGCGACCGTGCGCGGGTGCACGAACACCTCGTGCACGTCGTCGAAGGAGTGCTCTCGGCGGAGCAGGCCCAGGGGGTCGCTACGGACCGTCGTGACCGGTCCGACACGGACGACCCCGCGCGGCAGGGGCGGGATCTCCAGCGGCTCGGTGGTGCTGTGACCGGGGCGCAGGAGCGGGACGCCGAACTCCACGAGACCGCGCCCGACCGGAATGTCGAGTCGGCCGGGCAGGGCGGGGCGCGCGCTCTCGTTGCGCACGACGATCTCGCCGGTCACCCCCTGCCCGGCGACCACCCGCTCGTGGACGAGCGCAAGATCGACACCGTAAGCGCGGGCTCCGAAGAGGAACGGCACGCTCATCGCCAGCAGCAGCAGCGCGGCACTGCCGGCCACCATCCACTCGACCCAGCCGAAAGCGATCCCGCACAGCAGCCCGAGCGTCGCCGCGACGACCACCACGGCCCCCGCCGGACGCACCGTACGCCCCGCCCAGCGCACCGTCGCCGTGACCGCGTCGACGGTGACGCGCCACCATTCGGCGGCCTGCACCACCGCGCGCACGATCCGGCGTTGCCGTCGCGTCGCCGTCGAGGTGATCGACGTACGCGACCCCGTGGCCATCGTGCCGACCGAGGTACGCGTCAACCTCGACTCGGTGCGCGTCACATCGGGCATGATCCGACCCCCGGGGGTGCGGATGCCGCGGAGCCCGGCACCGTCAGGCGCTTTCGCGCTGCGTCGGCGGCAGCGTGTCGAGCAGCACCTGCCCGACGACGGCCTCTTGCGTCACGCCGTCGAACTCGGCCTCGGGGTGCAGGATCAGGCGGTGCGAGAGCACCGGCACGGCGAGGGCCTTCACGTCGTCGGGCGTGGCGAACGTGCGCCCCTGCGCGGCCGCACGGGCACGGGTGGCGCGGGTGAGGGCGAGCGCCCCGCGGATGCTGACGCCCAGGCGCACCTCGTCGGCCGTGCGCGTGGCATCCACGAGCCGGGCGATGTAGTCCAGCACGAGCGGGTCGACGTACACGGATGCCGCGAGGTCTGCCATGCCGACGAGCGCCTGCGGCGTGATGATGGGGCGCAGGTCCGCGGTGGCGACAGCGGCCCCGTCGAGGATGCGGACGGTCGCGGCGTGATCCGGGTAGCCGAGCGAGGTGCGCAGGAGGAAGCGGTCGAGTTGCGCCTCGGGCAGGCGATAGGTGCCGGCCTGTTCGACCGGGTTCTGCGTCGCGAGCACGAGGAACGGCACGCCCACCTCGCGGGTGACGCCGTCGATGGTGACCCGCCCCTCTTCCATGACCTCGAGCAGGGCCGACTGGGTCTTCGGGCTCGCGCGGTTGATCTCGTCGGCGAGGACGATGTTGGCGAAGACCGGGCCGGTGTGGAACTCGAACGAGCCCGACTTCTGGTCGTAGACGGTGATGCCCGTGATGTCGCCGGGCAGCAGGTCGGGGGTGAACTGGATGCGGGTGTTCGTGCCCTGTACCGACTGGGCGACCGCGCGGGCGAGCGAGGTCTTGCCCGTGCCGGGAACGTCTTCGAGCAGCACGTGCCCGTCGCTCAGCATGGCGGTGAGCACGAGCTCGACGACGTGGCGCTTGCCGAGGACGGCACGCTCGACGTTGTCGGCGATCTGCGAGAAGGTCTGGGCGAACCAGGTGGCCTGCTCCTGGGTGATCGTCATGTCGGTGAGGTCTTCCTGTGGCGGGGTGGATCGGCGGCGCAGAGGGGATGCCAGCGGTGCCGGGTCAGTTGGACGGATCGTCGTTCGTGGGCGGCTGCGACGGCTCGTCGATCTTGCCGGGGTCGCAGCTTCCCCCGGTCTCGAGTGTGGCGGGCTCCAGACCCCAGTTGCGGGAGGACCAGTCGATCTTCACGACCACCCCCGATACGCGCACCGCACCCTTCGGCACCCTTCGCGGGTTGTCACCGGCGTCGAGGCTCTTGTCGTTCTTGTCGAAGTACCGGAGCTTGGCGTACGAGGGGGTGCCGGTACCGAGGTCGTTGCTGGTCGACCACTCGACCTCGAGATCGCGCCCGGCGACGCAGGAGCCCAGTGACGCGCCGGCCCGGACCTGATACGGGGCGCTGCCCGACGCCGGCTTCACCTCGCCGCGCTCCGAACGCGCCGGCCAGAGATCGTGCTGGAAGTACACGCCGATGTCGGGGTCTCGCCCGAAGACGTCGGTGCTGCCGTTCCAGCGGTCGTACTCGACGTGGTTGTTGCGGGGCGGTTTGCTGCCCTCTTGGATGCCGTTGCGACCGATGCGCCAGCGAGCCGTGTCGCCCTGAACGTCGGGTGTCGCCCCGACGCGGAAGGTGTACCCGGTCGGCGCGGAGGTGTCCTGCGCCGCCTGGATGCTCTGCTCGACCTGGTCCGACCCGAACGTCTTGCCCTGGAAGACCGAATCGACGCACATGCGCACCGTGTACGTCTCTCCGTCGTCGCGGTTCGGGAACTCCGCCCGGCGCTCGTCGCCGACGGTGCGGCAGGCGCCGTCGATCGCGAAGCCGAACGTCAGCGCCGAGTCGTCGCCGTCGGTCGAGGCAGAGCCTTCGGCGATGATCGTGACCTTGCCGGCGCCGCTGGGTTCCGATCGCAATGTGAGGGCGAGCTGCTGCGGCTTTCCCACACCGTGGGCGGTGAAGATCAGCGCGTCGCCGTTCTGCGAGCCGCCCAGCCCGGGCGGGACCGAGAAGCGCGAGATGGGCGTCACCGTGACCTTGGCGCCAGTATTGCTGCCGACGGTGAAGCCGCGAAGGGTAACGGCGTCCTGGTTGCGTCCGACGTCGACCCTCTTCGTCTCGCCGGCCTCGCTCTTGACCTCGAGCGTGCCGGTCTCGGCCGCGTCGATGCCGGTGATCGTCAGGTCGACGACCTTTCCGTCTCCCCCGGTCTGCACCGGCGTGAACTGCCCCGAGGACGGACGGTCCGGGGTGTCGTAGGCCCAGGCCGTGGTGCGCACGGACGCGCGGGACTCGCCCACGCTGTTCACGGCATTCACGACGTACTCGCGCTGGTCGCCGTTGGGAGCGGCGATGCTCGAGCACCCGCCGTCGGGGCCGCACTGTGCGACCACCTCGCCACGCGAACGCACGATGAACCCGCTGAGCGCCGGGTAGGCGCGACGCGCTTCACCCGGGTCGACGCGCAGGGTCAACGAGCCATCGGCGTACGCCGTCTGCCGCACGCTCGCGGGCCCTCGGGGGTAGCCGAGCAGGTCGAACACGACGCGTGCGTCGCGGGTGGCGGCGGTGGTGCGTCCCTGCGCGTCGCGAAGGGTGACGCTCGCGCCGCACGTTGCGCCGGGGGCGTCATCCGTCCACGACGCCTGGATGCTCGTCGACGACGCCACGGCGAAACTGACCCCGGCGCACGCGGCGGTCGGGCGCACACCCACGACCTCGAGCGGCGTGCGCGGCAGCGGGTTGACCTCGCCGCTGGCACCCACGACGTCGACGGTGCAGCTCGACCCCGTCGCCTGCGAGCACTGGAACGACGTGGTTCCCCCCTGGGGCAGGGTCGACGGCGCAGCGCCGACGCGCAGCACGAGGCGCGCGGGCGCGACGGCGTTGTGGCTGTTGATCGAGATGACGGCGGCGTTCTCGGTGCCCGGAACGGCGCGGTCGGTGCCGGTGACGGTGACGGTCGAGCCGTTCAGCGCCACCTCGAAGGCCGAACCCGCGTAGTCCATCGCGTAGCGGATCGCTGCCCAGTCCTCGCGGCCCAGCTGCCACGAGGTCATGTTGCGCAGGTCGAAGGTGGCGCTCTCACCGGGGCCGACGGTCAATGCCCCCGGTCGCAGCTCGGGCTGCGGGTCGCGCGCGACCACTCCGATGGGAACCGACAGCACGGTCCAATCCTGCGTTCCGGCCACGCGGACGGGCACCTGACAGGCATCGGTCCAGGGGGATCCCGTTCCGGCCTCGTAGCTCACCACGGATCCGCTGACGCTGCACCGGCCCTGCGACCGGGCGCCGGTGGCCGTGACGTCGGAGCCGACCTCGAGCGTGGCGCGCCGGGGCAGGGCTACGAGAGACGCCATGTCGAACTGCACCGAGCCGAGCTCGTCGACCCGCTGCGCGGTCCCGGGCCGCAGCGACAGGCTCAGGTCGTCGTCGCCGGGCACGCGCAGGAAGGCGTAAGTCGTGATGTCGGTGTCTCCCACACGCGCGGAGACGACGAACGGGATCACCCGCCGGGTCGCCGGGAGCTGCCCCGAGATGCGCCGCCCGTCGACCTGCACGCCCGCGGGCTGAGCCCACAGTGACACGGCGAGCGATGCGACATCGCCGCCCGCCCAGGAGGCCTTCCCGGCGATCACGTCGACGCCCGAGGTGAAGTCGTCGCGGTTCTCGACCGTCAGAACCGTGTCGGCGACCACCGGGTAGTCGGGCACGCTCTCGCGCACCACCTTCACCACGATGAGTCCGCGGCCGGTGTTGCCCGAGTCGGAGGCGACGTCGTAGAGGAACGACATCGTCGCGGGCTCATCCCCCGCCCGCAGGACCACGCCCGTGTCGGTGACCGTCTGCACGAAGCCGCTCAGACGCGCGTACTCGGCGTTGTCGCTGCCGTCCACGAGCTTCTCCGGCAGGTCGGGGCGCACGCCCGTCAGCTTCAGGCGTCCCTGGGTCGGGTCGATGTCGTTGGCGAGGGGACTGACCCGGATCGTGCTGTCGGCGCCGGCCTGCACCTGCACGTAGTCGGTGAAGGTGATGGGGCTGGGGTTGGCCTCGGCGTCGAGGACGCCGATGCGCACCGTGCCCTCGCCGGTGGCCCCGGCGGTGTCGGAGACCCGGTAGCGGAAGGAGATCTGCCCGCGGTCGCCCGGGATCGACGAGTACACGATCGATGACCCGTCGGGCGACACGGATGCCGTACCCCGGTCGGGCTGGGTCGCGATGCGATCGAGGGTGACGGCGTCGCCGTCGGGGTCGATGCCGAAGCCGCGGAAGTCGATCGTGGTGGTACCGCCGCTGAGCACCCGTCCTTCGAGGGTGTCGGGCAGTGGCGCGCGGTTCGCCTCATCGCCCAGCACCGTGATGCGCACCGTCGCCTCGTCCCACAGGGTCGGGGCGCCGGTCGTGTACACGCGGTAGGTCAC is a genomic window containing:
- a CDS encoding AAA family ATPase; its protein translation is MTITQEQATWFAQTFSQIADNVERAVLGKRHVVELVLTAMLSDGHVLLEDVPGTGKTSLARAVAQSVQGTNTRIQFTPDLLPGDITGITVYDQKSGSFEFHTGPVFANIVLADEINRASPKTQSALLEVMEEGRVTIDGVTREVGVPFLVLATQNPVEQAGTYRLPEAQLDRFLLRTSLGYPDHAATVRILDGAAVATADLRPIITPQALVGMADLAASVYVDPLVLDYIARLVDATRTADEVRLGVSIRGALALTRATRARAAAQGRTFATPDDVKALAVPVLSHRLILHPEAEFDGVTQEAVVGQVLLDTLPPTQRESA
- a CDS encoding Ig-like domain-containing protein; amino-acid sequence: MRRRTLIGLASSLAAVVLVVTASIVWPGLDAQQTPEVDTSVWALQTGEGQRYARVNTSVGELDTVRAASNPSEVAQSADGAYLFTDSFSKLTRIDEAQPVDLQQEQLETAPDTPPGTTSVVTAGDYAVYRTDAGTLFVGRLSQAGQSSTELDPFGTAGDDEAPAYTADAIALDARGMLFAYSSVDGSVIRYDLEADEVRSRDELAVDVAAPVLSAAGDTWVLVDPDAGRVWVRGADPVDIDAGDQLVVGDADADARAVYVADEQSLWSIPVDGSAPRREVGGGGAVIGQPARPLTHQGVTYAAWLLPGDAGGTLWRSDRGETDLDYGGATLADQRRPVFVATEHAVILNETRSGWVWTVPDGALVASSQNWSLDDRTEQAAQQSDEQLSVVLDPKPPVAEPDAFGVRAGRLATLPVLLNDHDPNEDVLSIVPESVTGLDPGFGTLTVTDAGQRLAVRVAPGASGSATFSYAVTDGTTADGLTSPATTVTLTVSPAAANAAPVWCGVEKCLQPWPTPEVARGGTITVPVLPGWVDPDGDPLLLLSVENPGGVGTVAATPAGDVVYQHADDGSGGEQNVQLDVTVADTAGATTTKPLVIRVAPDPTLAVQSFARLDTVGSALTVDVGPHVTGTAGDVTLTSVRVLDGAAAAATVVGGSTRFDFSAGQPGVYRVDFTVSAGARDATGTARITLLAADAPAQLSTSPVVAFVRPQEDATLDVFAAVSNPTGRVLLLSDVEPVAQEGASLSVDTVGQNDLRVSGSTADGSAGLLGTVGYTVSDGTDDEGSRVRGEATVYLLPPAPEIAPIAVDDTVTVRAGAQVDIPVLDNDISPAGGRPVLDPSSVQAQPASDALAFASAGVLRYLAPTSPGTYEVTYRVYTTGAPTLWDEATVRITVLGDEANRAPLPDTLEGRVLSGGTTTIDFRGFGIDPDGDAVTLDRIATQPDRGTASVSPDGSSIVYSSIPGDRGQISFRYRVSDTAGATGEGTVRIGVLDAEANPSPITFTDYVQVQAGADSTIRVSPLANDIDPTQGRLKLTGVRPDLPEKLVDGSDNAEYARLSGFVQTVTDTGVVLRAGDEPATMSFLYDVASDSGNTGRGLIVVKVVRESVPDYPVVADTVLTVENRDDFTSGVDVIAGKASWAGGDVASLAVSLWAQPAGVQVDGRRISGQLPATRRVIPFVVSARVGDTDITTYAFLRVPGDDDLSLSLRPGTAQRVDELGSVQFDMASLVALPRRATLEVGSDVTATGARSQGRCSVSGSVVSYEAGTGSPWTDACQVPVRVAGTQDWTVLSVPIGVVARDPQPELRPGALTVGPGESATFDLRNMTSWQLGREDWAAIRYAMDYAGSAFEVALNGSTVTVTGTDRAVPGTENAAVISINSHNAVAPARLVLRVGAAPSTLPQGGTTSFQCSQATGSSCTVDVVGASGEVNPLPRTPLEVVGVRPTAACAGVSFAVASSTSIQASWTDDAPGATCGASVTLRDAQGRTTAATRDARVVFDLLGYPRGPASVRQTAYADGSLTLRVDPGEARRAYPALSGFIVRSRGEVVAQCGPDGGCSSIAAPNGDQREYVVNAVNSVGESRASVRTTAWAYDTPDRPSSGQFTPVQTGGDGKVVDLTITGIDAAETGTLEVKSEAGETKRVDVGRNQDAVTLRGFTVGSNTGAKVTVTPISRFSVPPGLGGSQNGDALIFTAHGVGKPQQLALTLRSEPSGAGKVTIIAEGSASTDGDDSALTFGFAIDGACRTVGDERRAEFPNRDDGETYTVRMCVDSVFQGKTFGSDQVEQSIQAAQDTSAPTGYTFRVGATPDVQGDTARWRIGRNGIQEGSKPPRNNHVEYDRWNGSTDVFGRDPDIGVYFQHDLWPARSERGEVKPASGSAPYQVRAGASLGSCVAGRDLEVEWSTSNDLGTGTPSYAKLRYFDKNDKSLDAGDNPRRVPKGAVRVSGVVVKIDWSSRNWGLEPATLETGGSCDPGKIDEPSQPPTNDDPSN
- a CDS encoding DUF58 domain-containing protein; this encodes MPDVTRTESRLTRTSVGTMATGSRTSITSTATRRQRRIVRAVVQAAEWWRVTVDAVTATVRWAGRTVRPAGAVVVVAATLGLLCGIAFGWVEWMVAGSAALLLLAMSVPFLFGARAYGVDLALVHERVVAGQGVTGEIVVRNESARPALPGRLDIPVGRGLVEFGVPLLRPGHSTTEPLEIPPLPRGVVRVGPVTTVRSDPLGLLRREHSFDDVHEVFVHPRTVAIPSTSAGLVRDLEGNATRRLVDADMSFHAIREYVPGDSPRQVHWKSTAKTGRLMVRQYEESRRSRMAVVLAAATREYADADEYELAVSAAASLALRAVRDARDIDIVTGSEIPRVVKGRLRAIRHVPVISPRALLDGFSDLGRHDNTMPVEDVCRLASEANERLSIAFVVVGSAVPLGSLRQAALAFPADTAVAAVICDERAHPRMQSIAGLTVLTIGTLDDLAGLLVRGATS